The following coding sequences lie in one Oryza brachyantha chromosome 10, ObraRS2, whole genome shotgun sequence genomic window:
- the LOC121055497 gene encoding glycine-rich cell wall structural protein 2-like encodes MAAATPKLVALGLAVLLSVGFTGAARVARYSDTFSGGGGGGGGGGGGGGGSQGGWGSGSGYGSGGGYGESGGYSGSGNMWNYGRGGGAGGGGGGGGGTNGGYGSGGGSGYGAGRGSSGSDSSSSSSAPGPVSIGSGGYATGDGEGGGGGGGGGSNGGSGYGFGSGAGQGAGESGSSTAMAPAPSSGGYYNGYADAVGGGAGGGGGQGGGDAGAPSYGIGSGGGSGAGEAGNDGSSGGGYASGMGGGYGGGGGGGENGGYGSGSGKGAGSGSGGYH; translated from the coding sequence ATGGCGGCTGCCACACCAAAGCTCGTGGCTCTGGGCCTCGCTGTCCTCCTGAGCGTCGGCTTCACCGGTGCCGCGAGGGTAGCCAGGTACTCGGACACGTTCTCCGGCGGAgggggtggtggcggcggaggaggaggcggcggcggcgggtcgcAGGGAGGATGGGGCTCCGGGTCAGGTtacggctccggcggcggttACGGTGAGAGTGGTGGGTACTCGGGCTCGGGCAACATGTGGAACTACggcagaggaggcggcgctggtggaggcggcggcggcggcggcgggacgaaCGGTGGGTACGGCTCCGGCGGTGGCTCCGGCTACGGCGCGGGCCGCGGATCGAGTGGCTCCGAttcttcgtcttcttcttcggcACCGGGGCCTGTCAGTATTGGCAGCGGCGGCTATGCTACCGGTgatggcgagggcggcggcggcggcggcggtggcggctctAATGGAGGCAGCGGGTATGGCTTCGGTTCCGGCGCTGGCCAAGGCGCTGGCGAGAGCGGATCGTCGACAGCGATGGCGCCGGCTCCGTCCAGCGGTGGCTACTACAACGGCTACGCCGATgccgtcggtggcggcgctggcggcggcggcggacaaggtggaggcgacgccGGAGCTCCGAGCTACGGTATTGGCTCGGGAggcggctccggcgccggtgaGGCCGGAAACGACGGCTCCTCCGGCGGAGGCTACGCGTCAGGAATGGGCGGCGgctacggcggcggaggcggcggcggcgagaacgGCGGGtacggcagcggcagcggcaaggGGGCCGGATCCGGTAGCGGCGGATACCATTAA